A section of the Tepidanaerobacter syntrophicus genome encodes:
- a CDS encoding lysophospholipid acyltransferase family protein, producing MLYPFFKVLCQIIFLLTGGIKVYGKENILKKGPFVLIANHQSIIDPLVLMACLPRKITFLAASYLFKIPIVGLIIWAGGAIPINDPKGDFKHIQRALAKLEDGEAIGIFPEGGVSLDGKLKEFMPGWAYFALKSGAPIIPVAISGSRKVLPVGHYLLRPGKIVVNIGEPILMDKKTRIRSSDLKKLSESMEKIVFRLLYQVERKQG from the coding sequence GTGCTATATCCGTTTTTTAAGGTTTTGTGCCAGATAATTTTTCTATTAACAGGCGGCATAAAGGTATATGGAAAAGAGAATATTTTAAAAAAAGGCCCCTTTGTCCTTATAGCGAATCATCAAAGCATAATAGATCCTTTGGTATTGATGGCATGTCTGCCTAGAAAAATTACCTTTCTTGCAGCATCTTACCTTTTCAAAATTCCAATTGTGGGCCTTATAATTTGGGCAGGCGGCGCAATTCCAATAAACGATCCTAAAGGAGATTTTAAGCACATACAGCGGGCCTTAGCAAAACTTGAAGATGGAGAAGCTATTGGAATTTTTCCGGAAGGCGGCGTTAGCCTAGATGGCAAGTTAAAGGAATTTATGCCGGGGTGGGCATATTTTGCTTTAAAATCCGGTGCCCCCATAATACCTGTTGCCATATCCGGCAGCCGCAAGGTTTTGCCGGTAGGCCATTACCTTTTGCGCCCTGGTAAAATCGTAGTGAATATAGGGGAACCGATTTTGATGGATAAAAAGACAAGAATCCGAAGCAGTGACCTTAAAAAACTAAGTGAGAGCATGGAGAAAATAGTTTTTCGCTTACTTTACCAAGTTGAAAGAAAGCAAGGATAA
- the serC gene encoding 3-phosphoserine/phosphohydroxythreonine transaminase: MDYNRIYNFSAGPAMMPTPVLEEIASEVLNYRGCGMSVMEMSHRSEVFQTIMDEAEADLRELMDIPDNYKVLFIQGGGTLQFAMVPMNLMKNGVADYIITGAWSEKAYLEAKKYGKVNVIATSKDKNYTYIPDCSNLPVDPNADYVYICENETIHGTTFKKLPNTKGKILVTDQSSMFLSKPCNVSDYGLIFAGVQKNVGPAGMAIVIIREDLIREDLDEKVPTYLRYDIHAKSGSLYNTPNCWSIYACGKVFKYLKNIGGLSAMQKINEEKAAILYNFLDKSKMFHGTVEKEYRSLMNVTFVTGNKELDEKVVAAAKAAGFDNLKGHRSVGGLRASIYNAMPKEGVEALVAFLEKFENEYKA, translated from the coding sequence ATGGATTACAACAGAATTTATAATTTTTCAGCCGGTCCCGCCATGATGCCTACACCGGTGCTGGAAGAGATTGCTAGTGAAGTGTTAAACTACAGAGGATGCGGTATGAGTGTTATGGAAATGTCACACCGCTCTGAGGTTTTCCAAACTATCATGGACGAGGCTGAAGCGGATTTGCGTGAACTAATGGACATTCCTGATAATTATAAGGTATTGTTCATTCAAGGCGGCGGCACACTGCAGTTTGCAATGGTGCCTATGAACCTTATGAAAAACGGTGTTGCCGACTATATAATAACCGGTGCATGGTCGGAAAAAGCCTATTTGGAAGCTAAGAAATACGGAAAAGTTAACGTGATTGCAACAAGTAAAGATAAAAACTACACATATATTCCAGATTGCTCGAATCTGCCGGTTGATCCTAATGCCGATTATGTGTACATCTGCGAAAATGAAACAATACACGGCACAACCTTCAAAAAGCTCCCGAATACCAAGGGAAAGATATTGGTTACTGACCAGTCGTCAATGTTTCTATCTAAACCCTGCAATGTTTCAGATTATGGGTTAATCTTTGCCGGCGTACAAAAGAACGTTGGCCCGGCTGGCATGGCAATAGTGATAATCCGCGAGGATCTTATTCGCGAAGATTTGGACGAAAAAGTGCCTACATACCTGCGCTACGATATACACGCAAAAAGCGGTTCTCTGTATAATACGCCGAACTGCTGGAGCATATACGCTTGCGGCAAAGTTTTCAAATACCTTAAAAATATCGGCGGACTTTCTGCTATGCAGAAAATAAATGAAGAAAAGGCTGCTATTTTATATAATTTTCTTGACAAGAGTAAAATGTTCCACGGCACAGTGGAAAAGGAATACCGTTCATTAATGAATGTGACCTTTGTGACAGGAAATAAAGAACTTGATGAAAAAGTTGTTGCGGCAGCCAAAGCGGCCGGCTTTGATAACTTGAAAGGACATAGGAGCGTCGGCGGCTTACGTGCATCTATCTATAATGCCATGCCTAAGGAGGGCGTTGAGGCTCTCGTTGCATTCCTTGAAAAATTCGAGAATGAGTATAAGGCATAA
- a CDS encoding isocitrate/isopropylmalate dehydrogenase family protein — MHKITLIPGDGIGPEITDAVKSIIAASGVDVLWDVQEVGQKALQIYGNPLPDVAIESIKANKIALKGPVTTQIGKGFKSINVTLRQTFDLYANIRPVKSLPGVKTPFSDVDMVIFRENTEDLYAGIENVINEDRVEAIKVITRKASRRIAEKAFEYARQNNRKKVTAVHKANIMKKSDGLFLEETRRTADKYSDIAYDELIVDNTCMKLVQQPEKFDVIVTENLYGDIISDLCAGLVGGLGVVPGMNVGEDYMIFEAVHGSAPDIAGKNIANPLALLMSSVEMLKVIGETRAANSIQTAIYKLLEDGKHLTPDLGGSATTSEMTQELCRLVAN; from the coding sequence ATGCATAAAATAACGTTGATTCCGGGAGACGGCATAGGTCCCGAGATTACTGATGCTGTAAAGTCTATAATCGCCGCAAGCGGCGTAGATGTTTTGTGGGATGTGCAGGAGGTTGGGCAAAAAGCCCTTCAGATTTATGGAAATCCTCTGCCGGATGTTGCAATAGAGAGCATAAAAGCCAATAAAATCGCATTAAAAGGTCCTGTAACAACACAAATAGGCAAAGGTTTTAAGAGCATTAACGTTACCCTTCGCCAGACCTTTGACCTTTATGCCAATATAAGGCCGGTAAAGTCACTGCCCGGTGTAAAGACGCCTTTTAGCGATGTAGATATGGTAATATTTAGGGAAAACACAGAAGACCTGTATGCAGGAATAGAAAATGTAATAAATGAAGACAGAGTCGAAGCCATAAAGGTAATAACTCGAAAAGCCAGCCGTAGGATTGCTGAAAAGGCTTTTGAGTATGCGCGTCAAAATAACCGTAAGAAAGTAACGGCGGTACATAAGGCCAATATTATGAAAAAATCCGATGGTCTTTTCTTAGAGGAAACTCGAAGAACTGCCGATAAATACAGTGATATAGCCTATGATGAACTGATAGTGGACAATACCTGCATGAAACTAGTGCAGCAGCCGGAAAAATTTGATGTTATAGTTACGGAAAATTTGTACGGAGATATCATTTCTGATTTATGCGCAGGACTGGTAGGGGGTCTGGGAGTTGTGCCCGGTATGAATGTAGGCGAAGATTATATGATCTTTGAAGCAGTCCACGGCAGCGCTCCTGACATAGCAGGCAAAAATATAGCAAATCCTTTGGCTCTACTAATGTCATCAGTTGAAATGCTAAAAGTCATCGGCGAGACCCGGGCGGCAAATTCTATACAAACTGCGATTTATAAGCTTTTAGAAGACGGCAAACACCTTACTCCGGATTTAGGAGGTTCTGCCACTACTTCAGAAATGACACAAGAGCTTTGCAGGCTTGTTGCAAATTAA
- a CDS encoding HAD family hydrolase, which produces MANTAAFFDIDGTLFRNSLMIEHFKKLIKYEVIDPRVWHGRLKDYYSEWEKRYGDFNDYMDELVKIYVKELRGINKSYIEFVASQVINMNWDKVYRYTRSRINWHRQEGHMIFFISGAPDFLVEKMAEKYKVTAYKATQYIVDENNNFTGEVLSMWDSENKQRSINQLVCSYQVDLDKSFAYGDTTGDLSMLKIVGNPVAVNPVKKLLQAIKKDEDLSKKAKIIIERKDVIYRTTPEVEILDI; this is translated from the coding sequence ATGGCCAACACAGCGGCATTTTTTGACATTGACGGCACACTTTTTCGAAATTCTCTCATGATTGAGCATTTTAAAAAATTAATAAAGTATGAAGTAATAGACCCTCGTGTTTGGCACGGCCGTCTTAAGGACTACTATTCTGAATGGGAAAAGCGCTACGGGGATTTTAATGATTATATGGATGAATTGGTAAAAATTTATGTAAAAGAACTTAGAGGTATAAATAAATCCTATATTGAATTTGTGGCAAGTCAGGTAATAAATATGAACTGGGATAAGGTCTATCGATATACCAGATCAAGGATTAACTGGCATAGGCAGGAGGGGCATATGATATTTTTTATATCCGGCGCTCCTGATTTTCTTGTGGAGAAGATGGCTGAAAAATATAAGGTTACAGCATATAAAGCAACTCAATATATTGTAGACGAAAACAATAATTTCACAGGCGAAGTTCTCAGTATGTGGGATTCGGAAAATAAGCAAAGGTCTATAAATCAGCTTGTATGCTCATATCAGGTGGATTTGGACAAGAGTTTTGCATACGGAGACACCACAGGAGACCTTTCAATGCTCAAAATAGTAGGCAATCCCGTTGCCGTCAATCCTGTCAAAAAACTGCTTCAAGCTATAAAAAAAGATGAAGATCTTTCAAAAAAAGCTAAAATTATCATAGAGCGAAAAGATGTAATATACAGGACAACGCCTGAAGTTGAGATATTAGATATTTAG
- a CDS encoding RNA-binding protein, with the protein MDSTNEKQMEARLRDIFTIAKKNREKRASNFLDPAEQEIARNVASGFPDMDFYLDGGYENAERRILVAYPKGMEDEPFKQPIGALRITSRDLSAHPGHRDYLGAILGLGINREKIGDILVGKDYTDIVVKEEIMEYIGTNLLKVGNAPVEVEEISLKELLKPERAYKEIKGTVASLRLDAVACIAFGISRSKMAPFIKGENVRINFKTVKDPSAPVKEGDVISANRLGRAKIMEVGGQSKKGRTYVIVHRYISR; encoded by the coding sequence TTGGACAGTACCAACGAAAAGCAAATGGAAGCACGCTTGCGCGATATATTTACCATAGCTAAAAAAAACAGAGAAAAAAGAGCGTCAAACTTCTTAGATCCTGCAGAACAGGAAATTGCAAGAAATGTAGCTAGCGGTTTTCCGGATATGGATTTTTATCTTGATGGCGGTTACGAAAATGCCGAACGCAGGATATTAGTGGCTTACCCTAAGGGAATGGAAGATGAACCATTCAAGCAACCTATCGGTGCTTTGAGAATAACCTCTAGAGACCTAAGCGCCCATCCTGGGCATAGAGATTACCTTGGAGCAATTTTGGGCTTGGGCATAAATAGAGAAAAGATTGGAGATATATTGGTAGGAAAAGATTATACCGATATAGTTGTCAAAGAAGAAATAATGGAATATATAGGAACGAATCTTTTAAAAGTAGGGAATGCCCCGGTAGAAGTTGAGGAAATTTCATTAAAAGAACTTTTAAAACCTGAAAGAGCCTATAAAGAAATTAAGGGCACAGTTGCGTCTTTAAGATTAGATGCGGTTGCATGTATCGCTTTTGGCATCTCCCGTTCAAAGATGGCGCCATTTATAAAAGGAGAAAATGTCCGCATAAATTTTAAAACGGTAAAAGATCCGTCTGCTCCTGTAAAAGAAGGAGATGTAATTTCAGCTAACCGGCTTGGACGAGCAAAAATTATGGAAGTCGGAGGACAAAGCAAAAAGGGCCGCACATATGTAATAGTGCATAGATATATCTCAAGATGA
- a CDS encoding tryptophan transporter has protein sequence MKLRDMILTSLLIAIGLVLHYIVPPIMGGMKPDFLLSMLFVALYIDSSPKNAVLAGILAGIFSALTTGFPGGQIANMCDKIVTAFAVIAMIKAFSHLNQNAAVIITAIIGTIISGTVFLGTALFVVGSLPLAFPVLFTTVVLPAAAVNTIATFICYKVVASMQKSALHKA, from the coding sequence ATGAAATTAAGAGATATGATTTTGACATCGCTTTTGATAGCAATTGGATTGGTGCTTCACTATATAGTTCCACCTATTATGGGAGGAATGAAACCTGATTTTCTGCTGTCAATGCTATTTGTAGCCCTTTATATAGACAGCAGCCCGAAAAATGCTGTGCTTGCAGGCATACTCGCGGGTATATTTTCCGCTTTGACCACCGGTTTTCCCGGAGGCCAAATAGCAAATATGTGCGACAAAATTGTTACGGCATTTGCTGTTATAGCAATGATAAAGGCATTTTCACATCTTAACCAAAATGCAGCAGTAATAATTACAGCAATTATTGGAACTATAATAAGCGGCACGGTCTTTTTAGGAACAGCTCTTTTTGTGGTGGGAAGCCTGCCGCTTGCTTTTCCGGTGCTTTTTACAACAGTGGTTCTGCCGGCAGCGGCAGTAAACACCATTGCTACTTTTATATGCTATAAAGTGGTAGCATCAATGCAAAAATCGGCGCTGCATAAAGCATAG
- a CDS encoding aconitate hydratase, whose amino-acid sequence MGLNLTQKIIKEHLISGSMESQSDIEIAIDSTLTQDSTGTMVYLQLEALDIDKIKTKCSVAYVDHNMLQTGFENADDHLYIKTVAGKYGIHFSRPGNGICHQVHLERFAKPGWTLLGSDSHTPTAGGIGSLAIGAGGLDVAVAMSNATYSMVMPKVYNIVLKGKLNPPATAKDIILYILGKLSVKGGVGKVFEYSGEGVKTLSIPERATITNMGAELGATTSIFPSDERTLEFLKLQGREKDFVELKADDDAVYDESITIDLSKIVPMAACPHSPDNVKPISELEGTKITQVAIGSCTNSSYRDLTIAARILKGKKVHPDVSLVISPGSKQVLTKLSMSGALKDLIDCGARILECGCGPCIGMGQAPETNGVSLRTFNRNFEGRCGTKSAKVYLVSPETAAVSAIYGKITNPTILGEDVFKDIEEFSYVNDNMILTPEENPSKEVIKGPNIKPFPLNTPPGDIISKKVVLKVQDNITTDHIMPSGASLLPYRSNVPYLSNFCFSPIDPDFAKKCKENDGGFIVAGENYGQGSSREHAALAPLYLGIKAVFAKSFARIHKANLINSGIFPLIFKNPSDYDEINVFDEIEIKDIAGQLKNGNTIIAADKTLGKDIELVLDVTEREKEILLCGGYINYMKSRRGKSDA is encoded by the coding sequence TTGGGACTTAATCTTACACAAAAAATCATCAAAGAACATCTAATTTCAGGATCAATGGAAAGCCAAAGCGACATTGAAATTGCCATAGATTCCACATTAACACAAGATTCAACCGGGACTATGGTCTATCTTCAGCTTGAAGCCCTTGACATCGATAAGATAAAAACAAAATGCTCAGTTGCGTATGTAGATCACAACATGCTGCAAACCGGATTTGAAAATGCCGATGATCATTTGTATATAAAGACCGTGGCGGGTAAATATGGAATACATTTTTCCCGCCCCGGCAACGGTATCTGCCATCAGGTGCACCTGGAGCGATTTGCAAAACCCGGGTGGACCCTTTTAGGTTCTGACAGCCATACCCCTACCGCAGGAGGCATCGGCAGCCTTGCCATAGGCGCAGGGGGGCTGGATGTGGCAGTTGCTATGAGCAATGCAACTTACTCAATGGTTATGCCTAAAGTATATAATATTGTCTTAAAAGGAAAACTAAATCCACCTGCTACCGCAAAAGACATAATCCTTTATATCCTAGGAAAACTTAGCGTAAAAGGCGGTGTGGGTAAGGTATTCGAATACTCTGGAGAAGGAGTAAAAACCCTATCAATTCCTGAAAGGGCAACCATAACAAATATGGGAGCGGAACTAGGAGCAACTACCTCTATTTTTCCATCAGACGAAAGAACCCTTGAATTTTTAAAGCTGCAGGGAAGAGAGAAGGATTTTGTAGAGCTTAAGGCAGATGATGATGCAGTATATGATGAAAGTATAACTATAGATCTTTCAAAAATTGTCCCAATGGCTGCATGCCCCCACAGTCCTGACAATGTAAAACCCATAAGCGAGCTGGAGGGCACAAAGATAACCCAGGTGGCTATAGGAAGCTGCACCAATTCATCTTATAGGGACTTGACTATAGCTGCTCGAATATTAAAAGGCAAAAAAGTTCATCCTGACGTGAGCTTAGTTATTTCTCCCGGTTCAAAGCAAGTTCTTACAAAACTTTCCATGTCGGGAGCACTAAAAGACCTTATAGACTGCGGAGCCCGAATTTTGGAGTGTGGCTGTGGGCCGTGTATAGGCATGGGGCAAGCACCGGAGACAAATGGCGTTTCCCTTCGCACATTTAACAGGAACTTTGAAGGAAGATGCGGCACAAAATCTGCCAAGGTTTATCTCGTAAGCCCTGAAACTGCAGCCGTATCTGCTATATATGGGAAGATTACAAATCCGACTATTTTGGGAGAAGATGTATTTAAAGATATTGAGGAATTTTCCTATGTAAATGACAACATGATACTGACTCCTGAGGAAAACCCATCAAAAGAAGTAATTAAAGGACCTAACATAAAGCCGTTTCCTTTAAATACTCCACCGGGTGATATAATTTCAAAAAAGGTCGTTCTAAAAGTGCAAGACAATATAACAACCGACCATATCATGCCGTCGGGAGCAAGCCTGCTGCCGTATAGGTCAAACGTGCCATATCTTTCTAATTTTTGCTTTTCGCCGATAGACCCGGATTTTGCTAAAAAGTGCAAAGAAAATGACGGCGGGTTTATTGTGGCAGGTGAAAACTATGGGCAGGGTTCAAGCAGAGAACATGCAGCGCTTGCGCCGCTATATCTTGGAATAAAGGCTGTATTTGCAAAGTCCTTTGCCCGCATACACAAAGCCAACCTTATAAACAGCGGAATTTTCCCGCTTATCTTTAAAAACCCGTCAGATTATGATGAAATAAATGTATTTGACGAAATAGAAATTAAGGATATAGCCGGCCAACTTAAGAATGGAAATACAATTATCGCAGCAGATAAAACCTTAGGCAAAGATATAGAGTTGGTTTTAGATGTTACCGAGAGAGAAAAAGAAATCCTGCTTTGCGGCGGATATATAAACTATATGAAGAGCAGGAGGGGAAAAAGCGATGCATAA
- the nifV gene encoding homocitrate synthase, with the protein MTEKDRKIYIVDTTLRDGEQTAGVVFANREKIQIAKMLDEIGVDEIEAGTPVMGGDEKEAITAIAKLGLNARIMAWNRAVIKDIQESLRCGVGAVAISIATSDMHIKDKLHSTREEVLEKMVKAVEYAKKEGVYVSANAEDASRSDEEYLIQFIKAAKQAGADRIRYCDTVGIMTPLEIYERIKRIRQAVDIDIEMHTHDDFGMATANAITGVSAGATHVGVTVNGLGERAGNAALEEVVMALKHLLGFDMKQNTRKFREICEYVAKASGRDLPSWKAIVGTSIFTHESGIHADGAIKNPKTYEVFDPDDVGLTRRFVIGKHSGTASIKKKLSEYNINIDDGLANIILESVRKTSVELKRPLTDAELLNLYYEHVNKDIEHAI; encoded by the coding sequence ATGACAGAAAAGGATCGGAAGATATATATTGTTGATACGACTTTGAGGGATGGGGAGCAGACAGCGGGAGTAGTTTTTGCAAATAGGGAAAAAATCCAAATAGCCAAGATGCTAGATGAGATAGGTGTAGACGAGATAGAAGCAGGTACTCCGGTAATGGGTGGAGACGAAAAAGAGGCAATTACGGCTATTGCAAAACTAGGGCTCAATGCACGCATAATGGCTTGGAACAGAGCCGTAATAAAGGACATACAAGAATCACTTCGATGCGGAGTAGGAGCTGTTGCAATCTCCATAGCAACTTCTGATATGCATATAAAAGATAAGCTGCATTCTACGAGGGAAGAAGTTTTAGAAAAAATGGTAAAAGCAGTAGAATATGCTAAAAAAGAAGGCGTATATGTTTCAGCTAATGCAGAAGATGCAAGCCGCAGCGACGAGGAATACCTGATTCAATTCATAAAAGCCGCAAAACAGGCCGGCGCTGATCGCATCAGGTACTGTGATACAGTAGGAATAATGACTCCTTTGGAGATATATGAGAGGATAAAAAGAATAAGGCAGGCAGTAGATATCGACATAGAAATGCACACACATGATGATTTCGGTATGGCTACAGCAAACGCGATTACAGGTGTTAGCGCAGGGGCTACTCATGTTGGCGTTACAGTAAATGGCCTTGGCGAGCGCGCGGGCAATGCGGCATTAGAGGAAGTTGTAATGGCGCTGAAACATCTATTAGGATTTGATATGAAACAGAATACAAGGAAATTCCGGGAGATTTGTGAGTATGTAGCAAAAGCTTCCGGCCGTGATTTGCCTTCATGGAAAGCTATAGTAGGAACAAGCATCTTTACCCATGAGTCGGGAATTCATGCAGACGGCGCAATTAAAAACCCGAAAACCTATGAAGTATTCGATCCTGATGATGTAGGACTTACAAGGCGTTTTGTAATAGGTAAACATTCCGGAACTGCAAGCATCAAAAAGAAACTTAGCGAATACAATATTAATATTGATGATGGCTTGGCAAATATCATTCTCGAAAGCGTTCGTAAAACATCAGTAGAACTTAAGCGGCCCTTGACTGACGCAGAACTTTTGAATCTATACTACGAGCATGTAAACAAAGATATTGAACATGCAATTTAG
- a CDS encoding Tex family protein, with the protein MEKIIKALAQELNIEERQVAAAVELLDSGNTVPFIARYRKEATGGLSDEQLRLLSDRLSYLRNLETRKTEVARLLEEMEKLTPEIRQSLDRALTLQEIEDIYRPFRPKRRTRATIAREKGLEPLAIKILSQENVVDEQFVASFVDPQKGVSTCDEALTGALDIIAETISDDAKIRKLIRDKACKKGIIETTGLTDETSTYSMYYDFKEPVQKIVSHRILAINRGEKEKYLQVKISVPDDEIIEIIKAEYIKKSSPTSNLMENAVEDAYKRLIWPSIEREIRNMLTEEAEEQALSTFSKNLKHLILQPPVKGRIIMGFDPAYRTGCKIAIIDASGKLLACTVCYPTPPQNKFDESKKVILDLIEKYQVDVISLGNGTASRESEKFLSEILKESSRPVSYVIVSEAGASVYSASKLGTEEFPNLDVSFRGAVSIARRLQDPLAELVKIDPKSLGVGQYQHDVNQKRLSEKLSAVVEDCVNTVGVDVNTASPSLLSYVSGVSSSIALNIVKYREENGMFKSRKEFLKVPKLGPKTFEQCAGFLRVPESSNILDNTAVHPESYDIAEKIMKLYTLEELKTKSFSENEIAQMASNLDIGIPTLRDILSELKKPGRDPREELPAPIFRTDVLEISDLKPGMVLTGSVRNITDFGAFIDIGVHQDGLCHISELSDGFVRSPFDVVSVGDVVRVKVLSADKERGRISLTMKGL; encoded by the coding sequence ATGGAAAAAATCATAAAAGCTTTAGCTCAAGAATTAAATATAGAAGAAAGACAAGTTGCGGCAGCCGTTGAACTTCTAGATAGCGGAAATACGGTGCCTTTTATAGCTCGGTATCGAAAAGAGGCAACCGGAGGTCTGTCAGACGAACAGCTTCGCCTGCTTTCAGATCGGCTTTCCTATCTTAGAAATCTTGAAACAAGAAAGACTGAAGTTGCAAGGCTTCTAGAGGAAATGGAAAAGCTTACACCGGAAATTAGGCAAAGCCTTGATAGGGCTCTAACTCTTCAGGAAATAGAAGATATTTACAGGCCCTTTAGACCTAAACGAAGAACCAGGGCTACTATCGCCAGGGAAAAAGGGCTTGAGCCTCTGGCAATAAAAATCTTATCCCAAGAAAATGTAGTTGATGAACAATTTGTCGCATCCTTTGTAGACCCGCAAAAAGGTGTTTCAACTTGTGATGAGGCTTTAACAGGGGCCCTTGATATTATTGCTGAAACTATTTCAGATGATGCGAAAATTCGCAAGCTCATAAGGGATAAAGCCTGTAAAAAAGGAATTATAGAGACAACAGGCCTTACCGATGAGACGTCAACTTACTCGATGTATTACGACTTTAAGGAGCCTGTGCAAAAAATCGTCTCACATAGAATCCTTGCAATAAACCGTGGCGAAAAGGAAAAATATCTTCAGGTAAAAATCTCGGTTCCCGATGATGAAATTATAGAAATAATAAAGGCCGAATATATAAAGAAGTCTTCGCCTACCTCTAATCTTATGGAAAACGCCGTTGAAGATGCCTATAAGCGGCTTATTTGGCCTTCAATAGAACGGGAAATCAGAAATATGCTGACAGAAGAAGCCGAGGAACAGGCGCTTTCTACATTTTCTAAAAATCTCAAACACTTAATTCTTCAGCCTCCTGTAAAAGGCCGTATAATAATGGGGTTTGATCCTGCGTATCGAACCGGCTGTAAGATTGCAATAATAGACGCATCCGGAAAACTTTTAGCGTGCACGGTCTGCTATCCCACTCCGCCGCAGAATAAGTTTGATGAATCGAAAAAGGTTATTTTAGATTTAATAGAAAAGTACCAGGTTGATGTTATTTCATTGGGAAATGGCACTGCTTCCAGGGAAAGTGAAAAATTCCTGTCGGAAATCTTAAAGGAAAGCTCAAGACCTGTTTCTTATGTCATTGTAAGTGAGGCAGGCGCTTCGGTATACTCTGCGTCAAAACTTGGAACCGAAGAATTTCCGAACCTGGATGTTTCATTTAGGGGAGCTGTCTCCATTGCGCGGCGCCTTCAAGACCCTTTGGCAGAGCTGGTAAAGATAGACCCAAAATCACTTGGTGTCGGCCAATATCAGCATGATGTAAATCAAAAACGGCTTTCAGAAAAATTATCAGCTGTTGTAGAAGACTGTGTGAATACTGTAGGAGTAGATGTAAATACTGCGTCTCCTTCTCTTCTTAGCTATGTAAGCGGCGTCAGCTCATCTATTGCTTTAAATATTGTAAAATATCGGGAAGAAAACGGCATGTTCAAATCAAGAAAGGAATTTTTAAAGGTGCCAAAACTGGGACCAAAGACCTTTGAGCAGTGCGCAGGATTTCTTCGCGTACCGGAAAGCAGCAATATTTTGGATAATACTGCTGTTCATCCCGAAAGTTATGATATAGCTGAAAAGATTATGAAGCTTTATACTTTAGAGGAACTTAAAACAAAAAGTTTTTCTGAAAATGAAATTGCTCAAATGGCTTCGAATCTTGATATCGGCATCCCTACCCTAAGGGATATCCTGTCAGAGCTTAAAAAGCCGGGCCGTGATCCTCGTGAAGAACTTCCCGCCCCCATCTTTCGCACTGATGTGCTGGAAATTTCAGACTTAAAACCGGGCATGGTTTTAACAGGCAGTGTGCGTAATATAACAGACTTTGGAGCATTTATCGATATCGGCGTTCATCAGGACGGTCTTTGCCACATATCGGAGCTTTCTGATGGCTTTGTGCGTTCACCTTTTGATGTGGTAAGTGTCGGAGATGTGGTAAGAGTTAAGGTGTTATCCGCGGACAAAGAAAGGGGAAGGATAAGCCTTACGATGAAAGGATTATAA